The genome window TATTTAAGATAAATTTTATATTTTTAGCAATTAAGATTTCTATTTACTTATTTTCTCTGTTCTAAATCCTATCTCTTTATTGGCTAATCTATAGCCTTCTTGTATCATTTCTTCTCTTGTCAACGCATTACCTAATAAATTATCAATACTAAGTTGTTTTCTATCACTAAAATACTTGTCTAATAATGATTCCTCTATGTCTTCTTGAGTCGCTAGATACCCCTCATGCATTATATATTTTACATCAAAGCCTTCTTTATTCAGTACCTTCCCCAGCAAAATACTTCTATGACATCGTATAGGCTCTTGCATTGCTCCCAATAAAACTATTTTATATCCCATCTGACATCCCTTTTTCAATCTTTCTATCCCTTTTAAGAAAATATCTTCTTCAATTACCTTTTCAAAATCTGCATAGCCTTCTTCTGTATATACATCTTTATTGATTCTTTTTGCTCCAAA of Clostridioides sp. ES-S-0054-01 contains these proteins:
- a CDS encoding DUF488 domain-containing protein, with the translated sequence MEIFAIGHSNYPYDKLIDMIKKHDINCVVDIRETPYSKYNIQYNREAFNESLKKSGFVYVYMGKEFGAKRINKDVYTEEGYADFEKVIEEDIFLKGIERLKKGCQMGYKIVLLGAMQEPIRCHRSILLGKVLNKEGFDVKYIMHEGYLATQEDIEESLLDKYFSDRKQLSIDNLLGNALTREEMIQEGYRLANKEIGFRTEKISK